Part of the Elgaria multicarinata webbii isolate HBS135686 ecotype San Diego chromosome 5, rElgMul1.1.pri, whole genome shotgun sequence genome, CTATCCAAGTTCAACACCCTACACGATGCCCCATGGCtgttacattttcttttttacagtctTAACTATAGTTAGAAGTTATCAATATGTAGGAGGCATTTCAAAATTTTAAGAAACCATTCCTTTCAGGTGTCGctctccaaccccaccccacaccccctcTTTCCAGCTATTTGCAATCTTTTGGCTTTAGTAACATACAGATTATGTCTACTCTATCCAAACAGTGCATCAGCAATTACTGGTAGCTTGTCAGGCACATGACGTGGATGCAGATTATGCACTACATCAAGCAGAGAAGTGCTCTTCTGTAGCTCATGTTTATGCAGCCTAAatctttattatttttcaaaactaTGAGAAAGTTGTGTACAGTACAAAGTTCCCAGTAGCCACGATATACACTAAGTCCCAAGGAACATGAACGTGGAAAGGGAATGCAACTCCTGGACTTCATATGTCActtgcacatatttatttatttgttacatttctgtgctgcccatcagctgattctctctgggcagtacacaataataaaattcataaaatataacaagtataggtaaatttaaaacatttatgctTAAAAAGACAATACAAAAGCAGCTAAGGTAAaattcagggaaagcctgggcaAAAAGGTATGTgttcaggggctcatctacaccatgcaggatattccactatgaaagtggtatataaaaggcaggagccacactactgctttatagtggtactgaagtgcactgacaactgttagggaccattgagacatactatataccgcattcatactgctatatgctgattggtgtggctcctgccttttctataccgctttcatagtggaatatcctgcttggtgtagatgagccccaagaggcatttaaaagatgttacattttccacctccaaactgcacaagggagggttttccagagggtgggtgccactacagagaaggctctgccactgaggttcttcatggtggcattctgttcatttcagaatggccagtagggcctcctctgaggattgtagtTGACATCCAAGTGCtcataagggaaggtggtctgcaaggtatgctggtcccaagtctTTGGGAGAATGCAGCAAAGTGGCCACTTTCTCATCAAGTCACCCAgagctgggggaaggggaagaagggagaGCTAAGGAACTTTCTGATTTGCACACACAAGTTCGGCCTCATGATGAGAAGAGGAAGTGTAAATTATTTTGCTGTCATCTGCCTCCAAATGTTGCTGTTCTACCCTTGctgaattttctttttctaaacagAGTACTGAAAACACGAAAATGATCCATGTGGATACTTGGAAAACGTCATCTTGATGTTTTTGGATGCAAACAGAAGAACTTGCAGATGAACGCAGAGGTCcaatcttcaaacagaggactttgCTCTTCCAAAATGACCGACGTCGCTCATCCCTTCTTTGGAATCAAATATGTAATAAATGCATAAACCCACAGCCTGCCCTTCAGTTCATGTTGTATGGAGTCTCAAGCAAGGAGGAAGATTCTTGGGAAATCACCCTACCCCAACCTAAACTGTACACATATTCTTTTCCTTTGCCTAACCACCCCTTCCGCCTCCATTTCGAATAGTTGCGTAAACACAAAGCTGTCCaatgtgcactttttaaatctttattttactACATAAAGTCTTTGGGATTTCTTCGTTGTCCAGATTTCCATATACAGATTAAGCCTGGTGCCAGGTGGCCAACGTCTTCCCTTTGGCAAAGTTCCGGACACCCAATGTATAAACGAAGGATATAACAAAGTACCCAAAGATGCATGGAGTCTGCTTGCCAATACTGTTTTATCCCTGGGTAGCTTTTTTGTCCATGTTAAGTCTTTCTCTGGAATATTGTAGGCCTCTGGTGGGATGCTGAAGTGGTCCCATCTACACACAGCAATATGTATCTCAGCAGACGTAGCCTCTGTCAAACAACTGTTTCTGAGATGCAGCAAGATCTTCCTCCCTTCAAGAGCCCATTGGGCTTCTCGTGCCAGCAGGGAATGGTCCTGCACCATTCACAATGTTGCCGTATCCCGCAGCAATGTATTAGGACGCAGATGATGATCAATGCAACGGATGCGATCACCGAAACCACCACCAAAGTGGTTATGGTTTGTTTCTTGTGGCTGGCAGCTACGACCGCAAGGAGGTCTGCATTTTCACACCGTGTCCCAACAAACCCAGAGTGGCACACGCAAGTTGGTTTTTCCTCCTGCACCAAGTACCTGCAGGTACCATGGAAACAGTAGTGAGTGTGGGCATCTGGACAGTTGTCAAAATGAGATCTTACAGCCGCCGCCACTGGGGGAGCACTCAAGGCAGATGTTGTGTTCTCCAAGGCTTGGCACACTGCTAATAAAATACCAAGCGCCAGCAGAGCGGAAGCGGCGGCGCTGACCATCTTGCcccccggcggcagcggcggcggcagcgaggCTGGGCTGGGCACGTGCTCACCTCCGCCCGCCTGGTCCCCGAGCGGCGCCGCTCATGCCCGGCTCGGGCGCGCAGAGGAGCGCTGGGGCCTGCGGCGTCCCCGAAGGCAGAGGAGGCGACGAGCAGCCGCGCCAGCGATGCGCGCAAGGCGGCCGTGGACTTTGGCTCCATGGGCGCCGGCCTCCGGCTCGCTTTTCCCGAGCAGCTCCGGCGGGCGGGTGgcccggcaggcaggcaggcaggcaggcaggcgagcgcCTGCCGTCGTGCTCGGCGCCGCGGTCCAGGCTGCCGCAAGGTGCGCTGCTTGGCCCGGAGTGGCCGAGGcctgctggtcccaagttgtttagggctttgtaggataactgtgcataaccttgtatgtggcttggtaggtaacagccagccagtgcagttcttttaacgcAGGTTTTAtttgagcagagctaggtgtccacTTGAGCGCCTACTAGCTGCTGCATTCCGCACtagttgcagcttctgaatcaCACACATGGCTAGCCCCACATAGCCCCACATTACAGccgtctaattgtgaggttagaagtgcatgaatgaccgtggctaggctatctctatccaggaatgggcgtagttggtgtaccaaccaaagttgatgaTGGGTGCTCCGGGCCACCTGGACCTCCAGTGACAAAAATTGATCCAGGAGAaccccccaaactacagacctgctccttcagagtgcaaccccatccagaagaggcttaaggtgtcctctgaataGGGCCTGTCTTGCAAAAATTGCCTGTATTTTGTGGATTCTTCACTAagcctacaatcctatacacatttacttggaaagaagtctcattgaactcaatgagacttctgaataggcatgccTAGGGTTGCACTGTCAGTTAAGACAATCACTGAATTGGTTGGAAATATTGAATATCCTGAGGAACAGTCATTTGTCTTCTGTTCAGGAACATAATGTAGAGGCCATGCCCTCCCTATAtggcagggctgcagaacctgaGGCCCAGGGCTCAAATCCCCCTGGGGATCCCCAATACAGGTCTAATGGGGTTCCCTGGGAGGTGATGTGCCTCCCCTGTCCCTACCatctttcccctgaccactgatcatttggtcaTTTCCTGGCTGTGTGCCATTTCCTCTATTCTAAAACGCTTCTCATAAggtttagttattggcagtaaaagCTCTAAGCTCAAATATACTGATGTTTTTCTTACTTTGGTTCCACCTCCCCTTTCGTCTTTGTCCCTGTTTCCATCTGGAATGTACTCCCCAAGAGTTACTTAgtaatggaatttggcccttggggttCTGCACCACTGCTATATCGTACCCTTCTTCTTGTACCAACAAAATAAGTCCTTAAACTGGGATGAACTTTGATATCAGACCATGATGCAGTATCAGCCATGGTAAGGCTACTTATGTATGGACCTGTGGTAAATGGGTTTACGACCAAAATGTGGCTCGATATTCTTCCACCATTTTCTCCTGAATAACCTCACTTACTGCTTCTGCACAAAACATAGCATTGATTTGTGATTCAGCTGTAGAGAAAATTTATATCTGTAATACATTTTGCTTAAAACTTGTTCTCCTTTGGAAGGGTAACATGATTATATCATTGTCTCATGGAAACCGACTCCTTTTCTGTTGGAGAGGAAATTAACATCCTAATTATATACTTGTCTTTCTTTGATAGAATAACACAAGTCTACATTTGGCTTTATTTGAAGGGGAGAAAAGTCTTCTGTGCCCCCCCTCCAACTTGGGAGAATAAATGAAGAAATACTGCACAGGGATGATAGAATATCACATGGCTGACAAATTGACCCTTTAAGGTAATTATAGTGCTTCACCCTACACAGAGATCTTGTCCAGAGACAGACACACATAAAGTGATGTAGATGTTCATTGATCTGTTGGAGAAAAACCTtgtgtagtagggtgaccatgtgtcctcttttacagtagtctatttgaaggactgccagaaaACTGCCTTCTATTTAAAAGGCTGGCCAGTATAAGTCAATTTTAAAGTCATAGGACCATCAGAAGTGAAAGCAGGGAAGTTGAAGTTCCCCATCAACAATACCCAGACAGCAGAACTCACCAAGACACATAGGTCAACTGATCACAGTCTgttacactatggtgagatgtttttttctgtttaaattataattatttctaccTATGGTCTACACATAGACATAAGCATgcacatattttatgcaaattgttgccGTTTTTGATGGGGTGATTTATAAGTGGCTGCTCTATCATGTACAGGTAGATGTCCTTATAGTATTTGAGAACATACGTTCCTATCACCGTCAAGAGATGTACATGTGTCCCTAAATGCCTCACAAAAGTCCACTAGCTCCTCTCAAGAGTTTTCTGGTCCCTGACAATTGCTAGTGGACAtaagatgtttttaaatgtttttaggattttttttaggatgtttttaacaatgtatattatgttttaattgagtattatgtattttatcgtttattgttgttccccgccttgatcaaaatggagaggtgggcaagaaatattattattattattattattattattattattattattattattatttctcacttATTCTGGATTGCAGGCCGGCTTTAGCAAGCTGCTTCTCCATTTCCATAAACAAGCAGCAATCATCCCACAGCCACAAAGGTCCACAGCTCAAGGTCCTGGAACAAGCCCTGAGAAAGGAGGTGCCAGAAGGGAGGAAAATGTGGAGTCAaaaacatcaggatagatctattttctgcccacatctgttctagagtgtgatgttttccagcattaagatatgtgATACATCAAGGACCTCCAAAAGATATGCATCAGTTTAAATAGACAAACCACATGAAGCAACCTAACCCAGATAGTTCCTCAGATGTCAACATTAGTTTTCAACTCATGGCATAGGTTGTCTGTTTATTAAATATCAGACATATGGTGTTGGGGGACTAacacagaggatttttcttacgtgttcagcagtgtgaaatCAAAGGCATAGCTGGCACCTAATAGTTTCAtttgtaaggattattttaaaactattaataaaaattatttttgtccTCCCCATAACGTGGGAGTttcagtgcaacacatctggagaaggttggtttacacttggatcctctacatgtcttctcagaagtcagtgccactgagttcactagggcttcctcccaagtggtataggattgcaaactaatctcatctgaaaggagttcaagacagccaaactaatccttttctgttcccctgtctctctgatgagatgatgtattgttgAGATATTGTGGgtagtgaacagtatattttgtataaacacatttttaagaaagaaaaaacattggttcttagAAGGGCAGAATATTGACCAAAAGTTTAAAGTGCCAGCATGTGCTCTGGTTCTATATCTGCAAGAAATAGTGCCCCTTTTGTTTTCAGTCATGCCGctatatgcgagatgtgtgtgagagaagaatATtaggcagcccctgtatttggtaaggatatagaacagctctccccaacctgctgtcccagcattcctgaacatgggACACACTGACTtgcaatggtgggagttgtagtccaacacctttggagggcaccaggttggggaaaggctgctctaaacaaaaaaataaaagtaggtggccctaagttgttcgtcatcagttttccacaaccccacagtcacctctgcatatcctattctccatcctgtcctcatggtttatctgctctgggagaatgagaatttcactggcactttctgcctccttagggaggatgtgaaccgcccagagagtttcggctattgggcggtataaaaatgtaataaataaatgaataaataaatgtggcgttaaaggcttgtgagccttaacttccgatttccctgcttttttggtgcttggttgaaaactgtagagccttaatgttgttttgtaaactgtaatCAATCAAAAATGTAATCatttttgtttaatgatttttaaatatacatgAATGATAATTAGAATGTTTGATCCCAAAACAATATGTGTGTGGCACTTACACAACCCCTATTTCATCCACGGAAGTAAAGCTGGCAACACCCTGCATGGGCACTTCCCATGGAGTGATGGGAAATGCATCCACCAATTATTTTCTACAATATATGCCCATTCTGCCACCACCAGTCTGCACCCCCATCCACATGCATTCTGGGATTTGCCCTTTTTCTTCATTGGATACGGCACCCAGTGCACATATGAAGTAGCTCTTCTGCAAAAATAACTCCCCGTTTTATAGACAAACTGAAACATAAATCAAGGCAATGGTGTTTTCTTTGTTATGGGAGCATCCAGAGAGTGAGCATACAGATTGCATAGTTGGGAGAACAATTCTTTTTCTAACCATAATTCAATATGCCTATGAAACATTCAGAGTTtgatcctagacatgtctactcagaactaagtttACTTAAGTTCAGTCAGGTGCCCTGCCTTGCATGAGTTGAAGTGCTCTATTGCAATGTCaccatttgtttatatatttgtgcatttatatcccacctgtcttcctccaaggaacccaaggcagcatatataatcctcctcctcgccatttttattctcacaacaacaactctgtgaggtggcttgggctgaaagtctgtgactggcccaaagtcacccagttggtttccatggctgagtggggactagaacccggatctcccaactcccagtctgacactttagccactccaccacactggttGCAACTGTATATGTTTTTAGTGTAGATTTCCCTTAAGATTTACTTCATAAGCTTCTCAGCCACAAAACAGACATTCTTGCTGCACTGCACATGAGATGGTGCTGCAGTTTTCTACACAGACATTTTTCACAGCGGAGGAACTGATATATTACCTATGAGGAATCCCTAAATAATGAGCTGCTTTCATAAATGATATTGCTACTCAGTTGTCAAATGTGAGAATTCTACCACTGTTTAGCTAAGACAAATGTTTCATGAAAAACCAACTACAAATATGGAAGTGATATTGttaagttcaattgcagcttcaGGAAATTACTTTGGTGCGAACTTTCATGTTTACAACATGACAGAGTCAGGAAATGTAACTGTTATTGTGAGCATATATCTAATgcatataaataattaaaaagtaatgATCAATTAGCATATTTTTATGTACCTGTTATAAAGGCTGCATAATTAGTGGTTTCCCCAGGAGACCTAAACAGTTTCTGTTCTAGCCCATCACAAGAACAGTGTACCTCTTCTCATGAAA contains:
- the LOC134399403 gene encoding protransforming growth factor alpha-like, with product MVSAAASALLALGILLAVCQALENTTSALSAPPVAAAVRSHFDNCPDAHTHYCFHGTCRYLVQEEKPTCVCHSGFVGTRCENADLLAVVAASHKKQTITTLVVVSVIASVALIIICVLIHCCGIRQHCEWCRTIPCWHEKPNGLLKGGRSCCISETVV